A region of Kiritimatiellia bacterium DNA encodes the following proteins:
- the purE gene encoding 5-(carboxyamino)imidazole ribonucleotide mutase: MKKAKTEVAVLMGSDSDWPVVEHAVKTLREFGVACEARVLSAHRTPDEAAEFARTAARRGLKVLVAAAGAAAHLAGALAAQSTLPVIGIPLRGGALDGLDALLATVQMPAGVPVATVALDKAGAVNAALLAVQILALGRPDLRRKLEEHKRALKKKVAAAHLRLKAAAEKTK; the protein is encoded by the coding sequence ATGAAAAAAGCAAAAACCGAAGTGGCCGTGCTGATGGGCAGCGATTCGGACTGGCCCGTGGTGGAGCATGCCGTGAAAACGCTGCGCGAGTTCGGTGTCGCATGCGAGGCCCGCGTGCTCTCCGCGCACCGGACGCCGGACGAGGCGGCAGAGTTCGCCCGGACGGCGGCGAGGCGCGGACTCAAGGTCCTGGTCGCCGCCGCGGGCGCCGCGGCCCATCTGGCCGGCGCCTTAGCCGCGCAGTCCACGCTGCCGGTGATCGGCATCCCGCTGCGGGGCGGTGCGCTGGACGGGCTGGACGCGCTGCTGGCGACGGTCCAGATGCCGGCCGGCGTGCCCGTGGCCACGGTTGCCCTCGACAAGGCCGGCGCGGTCAACGCGGCCCTGCTGGCGGTACAGATCCTGGCGCTGGGCCGCCCGGACCTGCGGCGAAAGCTGGAAGAGCACAAGCGGGCGCTGAAGAAAAAAGTCGCCGCCGCCCACCTCCGGCTGAAGGCGGCCGCGGAGAAAACGAAATGA